A region from the Drosophila takahashii strain IR98-3 E-12201 chromosome 2L, DtakHiC1v2, whole genome shotgun sequence genome encodes:
- the LOC108069486 gene encoding accessory gland protein Acp29AB-like, giving the protein MFKLGIYYSIAIIALNLNGYQTKSLNGDFSETPPNPLVVKILPLLDHITKQSKLNILDDLTQIAMQKNSDENLIALQNQQADIQKSLESQLETQTNLEKDQRSLMETLKNIIPEHFTERLAKMEEQQTSLQKALKKIPKDLQGRLQTMENNQKAVRTQQAALVDTLSKIYDKIFLTKFERIASRHFFIDSENKYTWEGAVDACRKMGGYLASIKDQEELNAMKARLDLDKLYWLGINDRATKNDYISVASGKKSPFLKWEGGEPNHAAREERCVQLINGVMYDEPCGKEKYLICQANFDF; this is encoded by the exons ATGTTCAAACTAGGAATTTATTATTCGATCGCAATTATTGCCTTGAATTTAAATGGATACCAGACAAAATCCTTGAATGGCGACTTTTCGGAAACACCACCGAATCCATTAGTTGTAAAGATACTACCATTGCTGGATCACATTACCAAACAGAGCAAATTGAATATTCTTGATGATCTAACCCAGATAGCAATGCAGA AGAACAGCGATGAAAATCTAATCGCGTTGCAAAATCAACAGGCGGACATCCAGAAGTCATTGGAATCGCAACTGGAAACACAGACAAATCTGGAAAAGGATCAGAGGTCCTTAATGGAAACTTTAAAGAATATTATCCCCGAACATTTTACGGAGAGACTGGCCAAGATGGAGGAACAGCAAACATCCTTACAGAAAGCATTAAAGAAAATTCCAAAGGATTTACAGGGGAGACTGCAAACGATGGAAAACAATCAGAAGGCTGTGCGGACTCAACAGGCCGCACTTGTGGACACTCTTTCCAAAATTTATGACAAAATCTTTTTGACAAAGTTTGAGCGAATCGCCTCTAGACATTTCTTTATTGATAGCGAAAATAAGTACACTTGGGAAGGAGCCGTAGATGCCTGCCGCAAAATGGGTGGCTATTTGGCCTCCATTAAGGACCAAGAGGAGTTGAATGCCATGAAGGCGAGGCTGGATTTAGACAAACTATACTGGCTGGGCATCAATGATCGGGCCACAAAGAATGACTACATTTCGGTGGCATCCGGAAAGAAATCTCCATTTTTGAAGTGGGAGGGGGGGGAACCCAATCACGCTGCACGCGAAGAGCGCTGCGTTCAACTTATCAATGGCGTAATGTACGATGAGCCGTGCGGCAAGGAGAAATATTTGATTTGCCAAGCTAActttgatttttaa
- the LOC108069489 gene encoding accessory gland protein Acp29AB-like gives MLQLGIYLSIAIIACSLYGAQGKSLEGDISTIVRQTPPNDLLLNMLPLLDHIAKQSKCNIADDLHKTHMATQKDNEEKLIAMQSQQADIQKSLESQLETQINLKKDQRSLMETLKKMETQQAALVGTLSEIYTKVFWPKFKQIGSRLFYIDSSSKYTWEGAVKACRQLGGYIAAIRDQEELDAITEELDDKRYWLGINDRTEWGDYVSEASGKNDPFLKWRHGEPNKQEDNEHCVEIDNSVMNDEPCSMTRHLICQSDKEV, from the exons ATGTTACAATTAGGAATTTATTTATCGATCGCGATTATTGCCTGTTCTCTTTATGGGGCCCAGGGAAAATCCTTGGAAGGCGACATTTCTACAATTGTACGGCAAACACCGCCGAATGATCTGTTATTAAACATGTTACCATTGCTGGATCACATTGCTAAGCAGAGCAAATGCAATATTGCTGATGATCTACACAAAACCCACATGGCGACGCAGA AGGACAACGAGGAAAAACTAATCGCGATGCAAAGTCAACAAGCGGACATCCAGAAGTCATTGGAATCGCAACTGGAAACACAGATTAATCTGAAAAAGGATCAGAGGTCCTTAATGGAAACTCTTAAGAAGATGGAGACCCAACAGGCCGCCCTTGTGGGCACTCTTTCCGAAATTTACACAAAAGTCTTCTGGCCGAAGTTTAAGCAAATCGGTTCTAGGCTTTTCTACATCGATAGCAGCAGCAAATATACTTGGGAAGGAGCCGTAAAAGCCTGCCGCCAATTGGGTGGCTATATAGCCGCCATTAGAGATCAAGAGGAACTGGATGCCATCACAGAGGAACTCGATGACAAGCGATATTGGTTAGGCATAAATGATCGGACCGAATGGGGCGATTACGTATCCGAGGCATCCGGCAAGAATGATCCATTTTTGAAGTGGCGACATGGTGAACCCAACAAGCAGGAAGATAATGAGCACTGCGTCGAAATCGATAACAGCGTAATGAATGATGAGCCGTGTTCCATGACTCGACATTTAATTTGCCAAAGTGATAAAGAAGTTTAG
- the LOC123003262 gene encoding C-type lectin 37Db-like: protein MLKLGIYLSVALFACTLFVVQAKSLQDDNKERLKRIEDQQADIHQSELGTYSEFSTKASWPNFKQIGSRYFYIDSSSKYTWEEAVSACRDLGGCIAAIKDQEELDAIAEELDAKRYWLGINDRTRWGDYVSEASGKKAFLKWQRAEPNNEGNNERCIELLNAEMNDLPCSYKLNIICQADNNV from the exons ATGTTAAAACTAGGAATTTATTTGTCCGTCGCGCTTTTTGCCTGTACTCTATTTGTGGTCCAGGCTAAATCCTTGCAAG ATGACAACAAGGAGAGACTAAAAAGGATAGAGGATCAGCAGGCGGATATCCATCAATCAGAATTGGGCACTTATTCCGAATTTTCCACAAAGGCCTCCTGGCCGAATTTTAAGCAAATCGGTTCTAGGTATTTCTACATCGATAGCAGTAGTAAATACACTTGGGAAGAAGCCGTAAGTGCCTGCCGCGATTTGGGTGGCTGTATAGCCGCCATTAAAGATCAAGAGGAATTGGATGCCATCGCAGAGGAACTCGATGCCAAGCGATATTGGTTAGGCATAAATGATCGGACCAGATGGGGCGACTACGTATCCGAGGCATCTGGAAAGAAAGCCTTTTTGAAGTGGCAACGGGCAGAACCCAACAACGAGGGCAACAATGAGCGCTGCATTGAACTTTTAAACGCCGAAATGAACGATTTGCCGTGCTCCTATAAGTTGAACATAATTTGCCAAGCTGACAACAATGTATAA
- the LOC108069481 gene encoding C-type lectin domain family 4 member M-like, with the protein MFKIGTYTLYLLIAWHLCEGQSESQEDVRSVCLLKDPPNQCGEFCLSVLEPLLNHIAKHQEQWNTSDALKLNDTQAKLDRIQTKLEGQTVSLEDSLKKVLPQDFQERLTRMEAHQTDIQKAMGSQLEVQINLEKEQKSLMETFKNTIPENFNETLGKLKEQHISLQETLKKIPVDLEEKLNRVEDHQKAVGTQLETQINLAKDQKSQLEALNKSIPKNFEERLIKMEEQQTSLHEAIKKIPEDFESRLQTMEKNQKDIQSKMETQQVKIMDTLTEIYGKVFWPKFERIGSRLLYIDRQNAYPWITAVSTCREMNGYLAAIKDQEELDIIKAKLGDKHYWLGINDRASKGAYKSEASGREAVFIKWKSGEPNHAGPEERCVELANGEMNDDPCSAKKYIICQTNSDF; encoded by the coding sequence ATGTTTAAGATCGGAACTTATACTCTGTATTTATTGATTGCATGGCATCTCTGTGAAGGCCAATCGGAATCCCAGGAAGATGTTCGATCTGTATGCCTTCTGAAAGATCCCCCCAATCAGTGCGGGGAATTTTGCCTTTCGGTGCTGGAACCCCTCTTGAATCACATTGCCAAGCACCAGGAGCAATGGAACACCTCCGATGCCCTCAAACTAAACGACACCCAAGCCAAACTGGACCGAATTCAGACCAAATTGGAGGGACAAACCGTATCCCTGGAGGATTCGTTGAAGAAAGTACTGCCACAGGACTTTCAGGAGAGACTAACCAGAATGGAAGCTCACCAGACGGACATTCAAAAGGCAATGGGATCCCAGCTGGAAGTGCAGATCAATCTGGAAAAGGAGCAAAAGTCCCTGATGGAAACTTTTAAGAATACCATACCGGAGAACTTTAACGAGACGCTGGGAAAACTGAAAGAACAGCATATATCTTTACAAGAAACACTAAAGAAAATTCCAGTTGATTTGGAGGAGAAACTAAACCGTGTGGAGGATCATCAAAAGGCAGTTGGGACTCAATTAGAAACTCAGATCAACTTGGCAAAGGATCAGAAATCCCAGCTGGAAgctttaaataaatccatacCAAAAAACTTCGAAGAAAGGCTGATCAAGATGGAGGAACAGCAAACATCGCTACACGAAGCTATAAAGAAAATTCCAGAAGACTTCGAAAGCAGATTGCAAACGATGGAAAAAAATCAGAAGGATATTCAGAGCAAGATGGAGACTCAACAGGTCAAAATTATGGACACTCTCACCGAAATATACGGAAAGGTCTTTTGGCCCAAGTTTGAGCGAATCGGCTCGAGACTTTTATATATAGATCGTCAAAATGCATACCCCTGGATTACGGCCGTCAGCACTTGCCGTGAAATGAATGGCTATCTAGCCGCCATTAAAGATCAGGAGGAACTGGACATCATCAAGGCAAAACTGGGTGACAAGCACTACTGGCTGGGCATCAACGATCGCGCATCCAAGGGAGCCTACAAATCCGAGGCATCCGGAAGAGAAGCTGTATTTATAAAGTGGAAATCGGGGGAACCCAATCACGCTGGACCCGAAGAACGCTGCGTTGAATTGGCTAATGGCGAAATGAACGATGACCCGTGTTCCgctaagaaatatataatttgcCAAACTAACTCAGATTTTtag
- the LOC108069480 gene encoding tubulin-specific chaperone C, which produces MEGDSENRKDQILERLNKRNKDRQNYLDVKSEQRSKESVQNEGVDYFSATFTQRTIDIERRLKDLQCGEAPPTDLARHFADITLEIQDLQRYLTASTMFLSDFKIKSCQNILNTLTSVSDETRQRLLPKKKFGFSGKKTAAKQKPLANKDLVDAEISKAKENLGSSFSWTIANRKGEHIVLDSRQVNGQDITISNVSHCLVELQGHPS; this is translated from the coding sequence ATGGAGGGCGATTCGGAAAATCGCAAGGATCAAATCCTGGAGCGCCTGAACAAGCGGAACAAGGACAGGCAGAACTATTTGGACGTGAAGTCGGAGCAGCGCTCCAAGGAGTCGGTGCAAAACGAGGGCGTCGACTACTTTTCCGCGACTTTCACCCAAAGAACCATCGATATAGAGCGGCGACTGAAGGATCTGCAGTGCGGCGAGGCCCCGCCCACCGATTTGGCCAGGCATTTCGCGGACATAACGCTGGAGATTCAGGATTTGCAGCGCTATCTCACAGCTTCCACCATGTTCCTCTCGGATTTCAAGATCAAATCCTGTCAGAATATCCTCAATACCCTCACTTCTGTGAGCGATGAGACCCGCCAGCGGCTGCTGCCCAAGAAGAAGTTCGGTTTCAGTGGCAAGAAGACGGCTGCCAAGCAGAAACCCTTGGCTAACAAGGACCTAGTCGATGCGGAGATTAGTAAGGCGAAGGAAAACCTAGGCTCCTCCTTCAGCTGGACCATTGCCAACCGCAAGGGCGAGCACATAGTCCTGGATTCGCGGCAGGTCAACGGCCAGGACATCACCATTTCGAATGTCAGCCACTGTCTGGTGGAACTGCAGGGACATCCCTCATAA
- the LOC138911877 gene encoding tubulin-specific chaperone C-like, producing MEGDSENRKDQILERLNKRNKDRQNYLDVKSEQRSKESVQNEGVDYFSATFTQRTIDIERRLKDLQCGEAPPTDLARHFADITLEIQDLQRYLTASTMFLSDFKIKSCQNILNTLTSVSDETRQRLLPKKKFGFSGKKTAAKQKPLANKDLVDAEISKAKENLGSSFSWTIANRKGEHIVLDSRQVNGQDITISNVSHCLVELQGHPGSVQVSRASKCTLLCGPIARSFFAEHLDDCTLAVACQQLRLHSSHGIRIYLHVTCRAIVEDCRAIEIGEFNYDYAQLEADYLASGLNKSQNNYTDVADFNWLSPDAPSPNWSLLKDHPDPNWNAWRRDFIANGENSSGHKDDISII from the coding sequence ATGGAGGGCGATTCGGAAAATCGCAAGGATCAAATCCTGGAGCGCCTGAACAAGCGGAACAAGGACAGGCAGAACTATTTGGACGTGAAGTCGGAGCAGCGCTCCAAGGAGTCGGTGCAAAACGAGGGCGTCGACTACTTTTCCGCGACTTTCACCCAAAGAACCATCGATATAGAGCGGCGACTGAAGGATCTGCAGTGCGGCGAGGCCCCGCCCACCGATTTGGCCAGGCATTTCGCGGACATAACGCTGGAGATTCAGGATTTGCAGCGCTATCTCACAGCTTCCACCATGTTCCTCTCGGATTTCAAGATCAAATCCTGTCAGAATATCCTCAATACCCTCACTTCTGTGAGCGATGAGACCCGCCAGCGGCTGCTGCCCAAGAAGAAGTTCGGTTTCAGTGGCAAGAAGACGGCTGCCAAGCAGAAACCCTTGGCTAACAAGGACCTAGTCGATGCGGAGATTAGTAAGGCGAAGGAAAACCTAGGCTCCTCCTTCAGCTGGACCATTGCCAACCGCAAGGGCGAGCACATAGTCCTGGATTCGCGGCAGGTCAACGGCCAGGACATCACCATTTCGAATGTCAGCCACTGTCTGGTGGAACTGCAGGGACATCCCGGCTCCGTGCAGGTTTCCCGCGCCTCCAAATGCACCCTGCTCTGCGGCCCCATCGCCCGCTCCTTCTTCGCCGAGCATTTGGACGACTGCACCCTGGCGGTGGCCTGCCAGCAGCTGCGGCTGCACTCCTCGCACGGCATCCGCATCTACCTGCATGTCACCTGCCGCGCCATCGTCGAGGATTGCCGCGCCATCGAGATCGGCGAGTTCAACTACGACTATGCGCAGCTGGAGGCCGACTACCTGGCCTCCGGGCTCAATAAATCCCAGAATAACTACACGGATGTGGCCGACTTCAATTGGCTCTCGCCGGACGCACCGTCGCCCAACTGGAGCCTGCTCAAGGATCATCCCGATCCGAACTGGAATGCCTGGCGGCGCGACTTCATCGCCAACGGAGAGAATAGCAGCGGGCACAAGGATGACATCTCCATCATCTAG